A part of Fusarium oxysporum Fo47 chromosome III, complete sequence genomic DNA contains:
- a CDS encoding fungal-specific transcription factor domain-containing protein, producing MAENPSPDERVAIDDLTPEEANRIIHSHRKVRYGTACWPCRQRKVKCDNKQPCENCVKREHPRLCSYKPNRSSTSKPSGSGAPSEASQGIANRKRTLSFSEAPRDEGVRKVERQDSWPRTLASIDEPEVAADRYLGQNSIPALLREQSSPVHKGEGLDIRQDMRSILGLDTSAPFPLMSSHHLQKLTQDISTELPSDREVMKLFRTYKEIPQPFWGFVMDIDDLEAKLMTYLEDRSRNATNGIKSTKPVTASWLAILFAVLAVGSQYHESPYHIRTRDSQRFIQISFHFLRLGNFLLRPSFDSIQALLLTCFVLLNDMKAEASWALMGLTCRLAQSLGLHRTPRNESRDCTPPNTQSKEMVRRRLWWSVVWHDTLTSLSFDRSPMTNFPCCPIPVMAPTPNGNYSYLETMYHLMEIISRRLNPDDMMSASYAQIIDDCEAVETLRSRTAPQLRNKEICKTALDRLQHFAIRLHTSFVISVACRPALRKDSEFEPEQRKTLADRCKDNLTETVRMFLAMHQLSSIPTRSWAFTYHGLSSALLLGILCETKTDPEVRQLQGDLIAALSATAAKDVSSPEPHVMTTDKDIELSGPLYRALTALKNIYDHGSIVPSHLKKEGDASAAGSGSRTPLNPFGNPGQLPGNGNSMFRNVSQSADPREDAALAMAEMQNGGASIQDFPGLAYGQQMPNGNLNLDSMNAMNVDPTQYMAPMDLYESIWGESPDPWNTGMDSLNFDFLAQPPPGQPQQQFYF from the exons ATGGCTGAGAACCCTAGTCCAGATGAGCGGGTAGCCATTGATGACCTGACCCCAGAGGAGGCCAATCGAATCATACATTCCCATCGCAAGGTTCGCTACG GTACTGCATGTTGGCCTTGTCgccagagaaaagtcaagtGCGACAATAAACAACCTTGTGAAAACTGCGTCAAGAGAGAACACCCAAGACTATGTTCCTATAAGCCCAACcgctcatcaacctcaaagcCGTCAGGCTCTGGTGCACCTTCAGAAGCAAGTCAAGGCATCGCCAATCGCAAGAGGACACTTTCATTCTCAGAGGCTCCTCGCGACGAAGGAGTGCGCAAGGTTGAGCGACAGGACAGTTGGCCGCGCACCCTTG CAAGCATCGATGAACCTGAAGTTGCAGCAGACCGCTACCTTGGGCAGAACAGTATtccagcactactgcgcgAGCAGTCCTCACCAGTTCACAAAGGCGAAGGTCTTGACATTCGACAAGACATGAGGTCCATTCTCGGCTTGGACACATCAGCGCCTTTCCCGCTGATGTCGTCGCATCACCTTCAGAAATTGACACAGGATATATCCACCGAATTACCTTCCGACCGCGAGGTTATGAA GCTGTTCCGCACATACAAGGAAATACCTCAGCCGTTTTGGGGATTCGTTATGGACATTGATGACCTCGAGGCCAAGCTCATGACTTACCTGGAAGATCGTTCACGAAATGCTACAAACGGCATCAAGTCCACCAAACCCGTCACAGCATCATGGCTAGCAATACTCTTCGCCGTACTAGCCGTCGGATCACAGTATCACGAATCGCCATACCATATCCGCACCCGAGACTCTCAGCGCTTTATTCAGATATCATTTCACTTCCTCCGACTGGGCAACTTTCTTCTTCG ACCCTCTTTTGACTCcatccaagctcttcttctaACGTGTTTCGTTCTTCTGAATGACATGAAGGCTGAAGCATCATGGGCGCTGATGGGATTGACCTGTCGTCTTGCCCAGTCGCTCGGTCTACACAGAACACCGCGTAATGAAAGCCGCGATTGTACACCGCCAAACACCCAATCGAAAGAAATGGTGCGAAGAAGATTATGGTGGAGCGTTGTATGGCACGACACCTTGACGTCGCTTTCTTTTGACAG ATCTCCAATGACCAACTTCCCCTGCTGTCCGATCCCCGTCATGGCGCCGACACCAAACGGAAACTACTCATACCTCGAAACAATGTACCATCTCATGGAAATCATTTCTCGTCGACTAAACCCCGACGACATGATGAGTGCTTCATACGCTCAAATCATCGACGACTGCGAAGCCGTAGAGACCCTTCGAAGCCGCACCGCACCACAATTACGAAACAAAGAAATCTGCAAGACAGCCCTCGACCGTCTGCAACACTTTGCAATCCGCCTCCACACATCATTTGTCATCTCCGTCGCATGTCGTCCGGCACTCCGAAAAGACAGCGAATTTGAACCTGAGCAACGAAAGACGCTAGCAGATCGCTGCAAAGACAACCTAACCGAAACCGTCAGGATGTTCCTCGCCATGCACCAGCTCTCCTCCATCCCAACGCGAAGCTGGGCCTTCACGTATCACGGCCTATCATCAGCTCTGCTCCTCGGCATACTATGTGAGACAAAGACAGATCCAGAGGTTCGGCAGTTACAAGGGGATCTGATAGCTGCTCTCTCTGCCACTGCTGCCAAGGACGTTAGCTCCCCTGAGCCGCATGTCATGACCACCGACAAGGACATTGAACTCTCCGGGCCTCTGTACCGCGCCCTCACGGCCCTCAAGAACATTTACGACCATGGCTCTATTGTCCCGTCACATCTCAAGAAAGAAGGCGACGCCTCTGCCGCCGGCAGCGGGAGCCGGACGCCCCTTAACCCTTTTGGAAACCCAGGCCAACTTCCCGGAAATGGCAATTCAATGTTTCGCAACGTTTCCCAGAGCGCGGACCCCAGGGAGGACGCAGCGCTCGCTATGGCTGAGATGCAAAACGGAGGAGCTTCAATCCAAGACTTTCCAGG TCTTGCGTACGGTCAGCAGATGCCAAACGGAAACCTGAATCTCGACAGCATGAACGCCATGAACGTCGATCCTACACAATACATGGCTCCCATGGACCTCTACGAATCTATCTGGGGTG AATCGCCAGACCCGTGGAACACGGGAATGGACTCGTTGAACTTTGACTTCCTAGCCCAGCCACCGCCAGGCCAGCCCCAGCAGCAGTTTTACTTTTGA
- a CDS encoding RIO1 family-domain-containing protein, giving the protein MDPAAGPAAPHEPPYQYTANQGYEQTEEIPRELQTQKDDGAVLEQEDDNDFDDIFEEDFDDNEWSADAGDLTKSYNRQRNADGAAAPRSNQQKPTANTFASVDDQVSALSKHAAKLRLDTVKQDVEKDKDKADRATSEQVLDQRTRMILLQMINRGFVSEVHGAISTGKEANVYGAVLHDDQTGEATQRAIKVYKTAILSFKDRERYITGEHRFKGGFDKGNNRKMVKLWAEKEFRNLRRIYTAGIPCPEPISLKLHVLVMGFLGDRKGWAYPRLRDATLTGDDVDQQWYKLYVQLLGIMRRIYQVCRLVHADLSEYNILYHKEKLYIIDVSQSVEPDHPRSLEFLRMDIKNVGDFFRRKGVDTLADRAIFNFITAPEGPVEEPEMAKAIETLYETRADTSEDQAAQIEVDNEVFRNQYIPQTLEQVYDIEKDAQKVTQGEGNDLVYSNLLADQVIAPKKDGEDGEEEQASTSDSDEGASLSGDSNDEANFEKGPPRGRRFEDKDEKKAHKQAVKEAKREKRKEKMPKHLKKKIVATSSRRKK; this is encoded by the exons ATGGATCCCGCGGCAGGACCTGCTGCTCCTCACGAGCCTCCCTACCAATACACAGCAAACCAGGGCTACGAACAGACAGAAGAAATACCCCGCGAACTACAGACCCAAAAAGACGACGGTGCTGTTCTCGAGCAAGAAGACGATAACGACTTTGACGATATTTTCGAGGAAGATTTCGACGATAATGAGTGGTCTGCTGATGCGGGCGACTTGACCAAGTCTTATAACCGTCAGCGCAATGCCGACGGCGCCGCCGCTCCTCGCTCGAATCAGCAGAAACCTACTGCGAACACCTTTGCCAGCGTCGACGACCAAGTATCCGCCCTCTCAAAGCACGCCGCCAAGCTTCGTCTTGACACTGTCAAACAAGATGTCGAgaaagacaaggacaaggccgaCCGCGCCACCAGCGAACAAGTCCTCGACCAGCGCACCCGCATGATTCTTCTCCAGATGATCAACCGTGGCTTTGTTAGCGAAGTCCACGGTGCTATCAGTACCGGCAAAGAAGCCAACGTCTACGGCGCCGTCCTCCACGATGATCAAACCGGCGAAGCTACCCAAAGAGCTATCAAGGTCTACAAGACAGCCAttctcagcttcaaggaCAGAGAGCGTTACATCACCGGTGAGCACCGTTTCAAGGGTGGCTTTGACAAGGGAAACAACAGAAAGATGGTTAAACTTTGGGCGGAGAAGGAATTCCGCAACTTGCGAAGGATCTACACAGCTGGTATTCCCTGCCCGGAGcccatcagcctcaagcttCACGTTCTCGTCATGGGCTTCCTCGGCGACCGCAAGGGCTGGGCGTATCCTCGCCTCCGTGACGCTACTCTGACGGGCGACGATGTCGATCAGCAGTGGTATAAGCTTTATGTCCAGCTACTTGGCATCATGCGCCGAATTTATCAGGTCTGCCGTCTTGTCCACGCCGATCTGAGCGAGTACAACATTCTCTACCACAAGGAGAAGCTGTACATCATTGACGTCTCGCAAAGTGTGGAGCCTGATCATCCTCGCTCTCTTGAGTTCCTGCGCATGGATATTAAGAACGTGGGTGACTTTTTTAGGCGCAAGGGTGTTGATACGCTTGCTGACCGCGctatcttcaacttcatcactgCCCCTGAGGGTCCTGTGGAGGAGCCAGAAATGGCCAAGGCGATCGAGACTCTGTACGAGACTCGCGCTGATACAAGTGAAGACCAGGCTGCTCAGATCGAGGTTGACAATGAGGTGTTCAGAAACCAGTACATTCCTCAGACATTAGAGCAGGTCTACgatattgagaaggatgctcaGAAGGTGACACAAGGTGAAGGTAACGACCTTGTCTACAGTAATCTACTGGCAGACCAGGTTATCGCTCCCAAGAAGGatggtgaagatggcgaAGAGGAACAAGCTTCCACATCCGACTCTGATGAAGGGGCATCTCTCTCAGGCGACTCAAACGACGAGGCCAACTTCGAAAAGGGTCCTCCCCGCGGCCGTCGCTTCGAggacaaggatgagaagaag GCCCATAAACAAGCCGTCAAGGAAGCTAAGCGCGAGAAGCgcaaggagaagatgccTAAGCAtctaaagaagaagatcgtTGCCACCTCGTCCCGTCGCAAGAAATAG
- a CDS encoding aspartic peptidase domain-containing protein — translation MKFSTVSFLLLAGCSTGIPHEIRGDVYEVKNPFSPNAVDPEVEGVKGLQKRAINPKGDQTLVARGDVYEVKNPFSPNAVDPEVEGVKGLQKRATDPKGDQALVARGDVYEVKNPFSPNAVDPEVEGVKGLQDRDIKPRDVSDNDHLEARGDIYEVKNPFSPNAVDPEVEGVKGLQERDIDPEEQEEEELGKTLRGRAIDHENDPDSAHLKPRAGGEKVKMDQLTNTRYKKPHAEIALIQAYNKYRKPLPPKLKNIAQHEADLIKNKLGMKGTASATPPQYYDSQYVVPVKIGTPAQQTYLNFDTGSSDLWVFSTDTYQPDQAGHILYKPDKSTTSKRLNGQTWSIRYGDGTGASGIVYTDKVQVGKTYVNKQAVESATEVSDGIASDKFSHGIMGLAMSSLNTVRPTPQNTYFQNVQNNLAVPVFTANLQKGKAGNYNFGYIDQGEYYGSIQFAKVKKGSPWWQINIEGYRIAAGAPWHKYNYSAIVDTGTTLLLLPGVLTNFYYRKVKGAYIDQDYGVWVFPCTSKLPSFYFGFGSYQGKVPGNYINYGRLTNTVCYGGIQSSDGIGFAILGDILLKAQFVVFDLKGQRVGFANKLTIKS, via the exons ATGAAATTCAGCACGGTTtcctttctcctcctcgccgGCTGTAGTACGGGTATTCCTCATGAAATCCGTGGCGATGTCTACGAGGTGAAGAATCCATTCTCACCCAACGCTGTTGATCCGGAAGTTGAAGGGGTAAAGGGTCTGCAAAAAAGGGCAATAAACCCAAAGGGAGATCAAACCCTCGTGGCACGTGGCGACGTGTACGAAGTCAAGAATCCCTTCTCACCCAACGCGGTTGATCCGGAAGTTGAAGGAGTAAAGGGTCTGCAAAAAAGGGCAACAGACCCCAAAGGAGATCAAGCCCTCGTGGCACGTGGCGACGTGTACGAGGTCAAAAATCCCTTCTCACCTAATGCTGTTGACCCTGAGGTTGAAGGTGTGAAGGGTTTACAAGACCGGGACATAAAACCCAGAGATGTATCCGATAACGACCATTTAGAGGCACGTGGCGATATCTATGAGGTCAAGAATCCTTTTTCGCCCAACGCTGTTGATCCAGAGGTTGAAGGAGTTAAAGGCCTGCAAGAGCGAGATATTGATCCcgaggaacaagaagaggaggagcttggcAAGACGCTTCGAGGTCGAGCTATTGATCATGAGAATGATCCCGACTCGGCTCACCTCAAGCCTAGAGCTGGCGGAGAAAAGGTCAAGATGGACCAACTCACCAACACGCGTTACAAGAAGCCTCATGCCGAAATTGCCCTCATCCAGGCATACAACAAATATCGCAAGCCTTTACCCCCGAAGCTCAAAAATATTGCTCAACATGAGGCTGACCTCATCAAAAACAAGCTTG GAATGAAGGGTACTGCTTCGGCAACACCGCCTCAGTACTACGATTCACAGTATGTAGTTCCTGTCAAGATTGGTACTCCAGCTCAACAAACATATCTGAACTTTGATACTGGCTCATCTGATCT TTGGGTGTTTTCTACAGACACATATCAACCTGACCAAGCTGGTCACATTCTCTACAAGCCAGACAAGTCGACGACCTCGAAGCGACTAAACGGTCAGACTTGGAGTATTAGATACGGTGATGGCACTGGCGCCAGTGGCATTGTCTATACCGACAAGGTCCAAGTCGGAAAGACCTATGTCAACAAGCAGGCCGTTGAGTCTGCTACTGAAGTCTCGGATGGTATCGCCTCAGACAAGTTCTCGCACGGCATCATGGGTCTCGCCATGTCAAGCCTGAACACTGTCCGACCTACACCTCAAAACACCTACTTCCAGAACGTGCAGAACAACTTAGCAGTTCCAGTCTTTACCGCCAATCTGCAGAAGGGCAAGGCTGGAAACTACAATTTTGGCTACATCGACCAGGGCGAGTATTACGGAAGCATCCAGTtcgccaaggtcaagaagggcaGTCCTTGGTGGCAGATCAACATTGAGGGCTACCGCATCGCTGCGGGTGCACCGTGGCACAAGTACAACTATTCAGCCATCGTCGACACTGGCACCacacttcttcttctgcccGGCGTTTTGACCAACTTCTACTACAGAAAGGTCAAGGGCGCTTACATCGACCAAGACTACGGTGTCTGGGTATTCCCCTGCACATCCAAGCTCCCCAGCTTCTACTTTGGCTTCGGCAGCTACCAAGGCAAAGTCCCCGGAAACTACATCAACTACGGTCGTCTCACCAACACTGTCTGCTACGGTGGCATCCAGAGCTCCGACGGTATTGGATTCGCCATTCTGGGCGACATCCTCCTCAAGGCGCAGTTCGTTGTCTTCGATCTCAAGGGTCAACGTGTTGGATTCGCCAACAAACTCACAATCAAGTCATAA
- a CDS encoding peptidase M24, structural domain-containing protein, producing the protein MTKNPRSIAGLFKSPLHLCSFQATTRTLSTKTARSAQQSLYTEVRRLNPISSTRPRFLSRTPHARAITMVAENYEAVLKGKYPGKDHAKRVVDLIRKDVPDANGILYLESQVTRMMEDSDEPEPFRQRRYFYYLTGCNLPDCAFVYDIQSAKSTLFIPPINPDDVIWSGLPVSIDEALAQYDVDEVKLTTELNATLAHLGSENPKSSAFAIANQVSDHVSFIGFDNKNFNVLKTAIETSRVVKDEFEVAMLRKANYISGIGHRAVFARAKTAKNEQEFEAAFKERCYSYGVKKMSYDPIAAAGRAAATLHYVPNNAPLEGKLNLLMDAGGEWNNYAADITRTFPLSGKFTKESRHIYETVLKMQKECISVLKEGVVWDDVHLLAHKIAIDGLLEAGILKGDKDEILKARTSAAFLPHGLGHYLGMDTHDTGGNPNFGDKDKLFRYLRVRGTLPSGSVVTVEPGIYFCKFIIDPYLEDPVHSKFIDKDVLDKYWDVGGVRIEDNILITKTGSENLTDVPREADEMEALVSGS; encoded by the exons ATGACCAAGAATCCGAGGTCCATAGCGGGGTTGTTCAAATCTCCCCTCCATCTTTGTTCTTTTCAAGCAACAACACGAACACTTTCTACAAAGACTGCAAGGTCAGCGCAACAAAGTCTGTATACAGAAGTGCGACGTTTGAATCCGATATCATCCACGCGACCACGTTTCTTATCGCGAACACCCCACGCAAGAGCTATCACCATGGTCGCTGAAAACTACGAGGCTGTCCTCAAGGGCAAATACCCAGGCAAAGACCATGCCAAACGTGTCGTGGACCTCATCCGCAAGGATGTCCCTGATGCCAATGGTATTCTATACCTTGAGAGTCAAGTTACTCGAATGATGGAAGATAGCGACGAGCCCGAGCCCTTCCG TCAGCGCCGATACTTCTACTACCTCACCGGCTGCAACCTCCCCGACTGCGCTTTCGTCTACGACATCCAATCCGCGAAATCCACACTCTTTATTCCTCCTATCAACCCCGACGATGTCATCTGGTCCGGTCTCCCCGTCAGCATCGACGAGGCCCTCGCGCAATACGACGTCGACGAAGTCAAGCTCACCACCGAACTCAACGCTACCCTCGCACACCTCGGATCCGAGAACCCCAAGTCATCAGCCTTTGCCATCGCGAACCAAGTCTCCGACCACGTTTCCTTCATCGGCTTCGACAACAAGAACTTCAATGTGTTGAAGACAGCTATCGAGACCTCGCGAGTGGTCAAGGACGAGTTCGAGGTTGCTATGCTACGAAAGGCAAATTATATCTCTGGCATTGGACATCGCGCTGTGTTTGCAAGGGCCAAGACTGCCAAGAATGAGCAGGAGTTTGAGGCGGCCTTTAAGGAGAGATGCTATTCTTATGGTGTTAAGAAGATGTCGTATGATCctattgctgctgctggaagaGCTGCTGCTACGCTGCACTACGTCCCAAACAACGCGCCTCTGGAGGGCAAGCTCAACCTGTTGATGGATGCTGGTGGCGAGTGGAACAACTACGCTGCTGATATT ACACGAACATTCCCTCTCTCGGGCAAGTTCACCAAGGAGTCTCGCCACATCTACGAGACCGTCCTCAAGATGCAAAAGGAGTGTATATCAGTTCTCAAGGAGGGTGTTGTCTGGGACGATGTTCATCTGCTCGCCCACAAGATCGCCATCGACGGACTCCTCGAAGCTGGCATTCTCAAGGGCGACAAGGACGAAATCCTCAAGGCTCGCACGAGCGCTGCTTTCCTCCCTCACGGTCTAGGTCATTACCTTGGCATGGACACCCACGACACCGGCGGCAACCCCAACTTTGGCGACAAGGATAAGCTCTTCCGCTACCTACGCGTGCGGGGCACTCTCCCCAGCGGCAGCGTTGTCACTGTCGAGCCTGGT ATTTACTTCTGCAAGTTTATCATCGACCCTTACCTCGAGGACCCCGTGCACAGCAAATTCATTGACAAGGACGTTCTGGACAAGTACTGGGATGTCGGTGGAGTTCG CATCGAGGacaacatcctcatcaccaagactgGCTCTGAGAATCTGACTGATGTACCAAGGGAagctgatgagatggaggCCCTGGTTTCTGGAAGTTAG
- a CDS encoding Alpha/Beta hydrolase protein produces the protein MSSKLYDVLIIGGGPGGLAMASALARQVYTALILDSGVYRNAPTKHMHNVLGFDHVEPSVFRQKARDDLEKRYESIEFKSTTIANVRKTDAGVFEAVDHDGNIYQGKKLGLGTGVKDLVEEQPKGYAECWGKGIFHCLYCHGFEERGAESVGVFSGGMLSSADMLAHVTPMAKRLSQSVTIYTNGDTSLPSTIKTKVHSSKVHFDTRKITSFALVNSGPSVKITFEDGSSKTEGFVVSHPNVAQAAPFAEQLGLETTPTGDIKVEVPMNETSVKGCFAFGDAATVMRSALQAMHMGEQKVPVSVGVSVSVETLTITMQGMEPSADDFTSQAHCPLASFTKKRALSFYLRSIAVTVVMMIKSLALFTLITVASARKCTNITVPVSLTSQNAVFTIEAPLTGIDVTTLAVNLARQGAPPYPEQVQKGFTTVSGNYELAATYCEPDAGPGKELQIMTHGIGFDRSYWDFPYNNYNYSYVARAVDEHGYSTLTWDRLGVGASSKGDPLNEIQVYLEIAALKALTTKAREGSLGVGCKYSKVVHLGHSFGSVISYALANESPELTDAVVLTGFSQATAYLGLFAVGSNFIPITATPLADKYPAGYVGVSSTVGIQINFFAEGDFDPKILEVAYEKGQPVSPGELLTLGAPAGKNNTYTGPVQIVTGSRDVPFCGDNCYSTGSVDPKLPSLLDISRQFFTQASRFNTTVVPGAGHGLNFGYSHTVTYDAILEFLSELA, from the exons ATGTCATCCAAGCTCTACGAcgtcctcatcatcggcggcgGCCCAGGCGGTCTCGCCATGGCATCCGCCCTCGCCCGTCAAGTCTATACAGCCCTGATTCTCGACTCAGGCGTATATCGCAACGCGCCTACAAAACACATGCACAACGTCCTCGGCTTCGATCACGTTGAGCCCTCCGTTTTCCGCCAAAAAGCCCGTGACGATCTTGAAAAGCGGTACGAAAGCATTGAGTTCAAGTCCACAACCATCGCAAACGTTCGCAAAACAGACGCTGGTGTGTTTGAAGCGGTTGATCACGATGGAAATATCTATCAAGGAAAGAAACTCGGCTTAGGCACCGGGGTGAAGGATCTTGTTGAGGAGCAGCCCAAGGGATATGCTGAGTGCTGGGGAAAGGGAAT TTTCCACTGTCTTTACTGCCATGGCTTTGAGGAGCGAGGAGCAGAAAGTGTAGGCGTCTTCTCAGGCGGCATGCTCTCCAGCGCCGACATGCTCGCGCACGTAACCCCCATGGCCAAACGCCTCTCCCAGTCCGTAACAATCTACACCAACGGCGACACCTCTCTCCCCTCAACCATAAAGACAAAAGTACACAGCAGCAAAGTGCACTTCGACACCCGGAAGATCACATCCTTCGCCCTTGTTAATTCTGGTCCTTCTGTTAAAATCACCTTTGAGGATGGCTCCTCCAAGACCGAAGGCTTCGTGGTAAGTCATCCCAATGTCGCACAAGCAGCGCCGTTTGCAGAGCAGCTTGGGCTGGAGACGACGCCGACGGGTGATATCAAAGTTGAGGTGCCGATGAACGAGACTAGTGTGAAGGGGTGTTTTGCGTTTGGTGATGCGGCGACTGTTATGAGGAGTGCTTTGCAGGCGATGCATATGGGTG AACAAAAAGTCCCCGTATCGGTCGGTGTGTCTGTCTCAGTTGAGACTCTGACTATCACAATGCAAGGGATGGAGCCCTCGGCAGATGACTTCACCTCCCAGGCTCACTGTCCTCTTG CATCATTCACAAAGAAGCGTGCTCTTTCTTTCTACCTCCGTAGCATTGCAG TTACAGTCGtcatgatgatcaagtcTTTGGCcctcttcaccctcatcacCGTCGCCTCGGCGCGAAAGTGCACAAACATCACTGTCCCTGTGTCACTGACCTCTCAGAATGCTGTCTTCACCATTGAGGCGCCGTTGACGGGGATTGACGTTACGACCCTCGCTGTCAATCTCGCTCGTCAGGGTGCACCTCCATATCCCGAGCAGGTGCAAAAGGGT TTTACTACTGTTTCGGGTAATTATGAACTCGCCGCTACATATTGCGAACCCGATGCCGGTCCTGGAAAGGAACTTCAGATCATGACGCACGGCATTGGCTTTGATAGAAGTTACTGGGACTTTCCTTACAACAACTACAACTACAGCTATGTTGCGCGCGCAGTCGATGAGCACGGCTACTCGACTCTTACCTGGGACCGTCTTGGAGTCGGTGCTTCTTCCAAGGGTGATCCATTGAACGAGATCCAAGTCTACCTTGAGATTGCAGCTCTCAAGGCTCTCACTACCAAAGCTCGTGAAGGATCTCTTGGGGTAGGATGCAAGTACTCCAAGGTCGTTCACTTGGGGCATTCGTTTGGGTCGGTCATTAGCTATGCGCTCGCGAATGAGAGTCCTGAACTCACTGATGCTGTTGTCTTGACGGGCTTTTCGCAGGCGACTGCTTATTTGGGGCTATTCGCCGTTGGAAGCAACTTTATTCCTATTACTGCTACACCTCTCGCCGATAAGTATCCCGCTGGCTACGTCGGTGTGTCGTCTACAGTGGGCATACAGATCAACTTCTTTGCAGAGGGCGACTTTGACCCCAAGATTCTGGAAGTGGCATATGAGAAGGGCCAGCCTGTTTCGCCTGGTGAACTTCTTACATTGGGAGCACCAGCTGGGAAGAATAACACATACACAGGCCCTGTCCAGATCGTGACTGGCT CACGCGATGTACCTTTCTGTGGCGATAACTGCTACTCTACAGGCAGCGTAGACCCCAAGCTGCCCTCATTACTCGACATATCGAGACAGTTCTTTACACAAGCTTCGCGATTCAACACAACCGTTGTGCCAGGTGCAGGTCACGGATTGAACTTTGGATATTCACACACTGTCACTTACGATGCTATTCTCGAGTTTCTCTCAGAATTGGCTTGA